A single region of the Bacillus cereus genome encodes:
- the cspA gene encoding RNA chaperone/antiterminator CspA, which translates to MAVTGQVKWFNNEKGFGFIEVPGENDVFVHFSAIETEGFKSLEEGQKVSFEIEEGNRGPQAKNVIKL; encoded by the coding sequence ATGGCAGTAACAGGACAAGTAAAATGGTTTAACAACGAAAAAGGCTTCGGTTTCATCGAAGTTCCAGGCGAAAACGATGTATTCGTACATTTCTCTGCAATCGAAACTGAAGGTTTCAAATCTCTAGAAGAAGGTCAAAAAGTTAGCTTCGAAATCGAAGAAGGCAACCGTGGACCTCAAGCTAAAAACGTAATCAAACTATAA
- a CDS encoding DUF4306 domain-containing protein: MLKRTMLFWAQYILVLPILFLTFMFTGFVGSQLMIGADKQHFIFTPQNATEYSQISEVDKLLFAFSIQPVVTIVFLLSIVYVLTLIVFQIIECKKKRKILHSLQYMILIPIFIYLCLGIMQFSAVSLTWIDNWKDYLIFTPSTITDEQDIYTIDKFLYKFRMLPIPSTVLILSFLYLLILIVIDSIRLLKKFLVRTSH, translated from the coding sequence ATGTTGAAAAGGACTATGTTATTTTGGGCGCAATATATTCTTGTTTTGCCTATATTATTTCTTACCTTTATGTTTACTGGTTTCGTTGGTAGTCAGTTAATGATAGGTGCTGATAAACAACATTTTATTTTTACGCCTCAAAATGCAACAGAATATAGTCAAATTAGTGAAGTTGATAAATTGCTATTTGCTTTTTCAATTCAGCCAGTTGTCACCATAGTATTTCTGCTATCGATTGTGTACGTACTGACACTTATTGTCTTTCAAATTATTGAATGTAAGAAGAAAAGAAAGATATTACATAGTTTGCAATATATGATTCTTATACCAATTTTTATTTACTTGTGCTTAGGGATAATGCAATTTTCCGCAGTTAGTTTAACTTGGATAGATAATTGGAAAGATTATCTTATATTCACTCCTAGTACGATAACTGATGAGCAAGATATATATACGATTGATAAGTTTTTATACAAATTTCGAATGCTACCTATTCCGAGTACAGTATTAATACTATCTTTCTTATATTTATTAATACTTATCGTGATTGATAGTATACGCTTACTAAAAAAGTTTCTTGTAAGAACTAGTCATTAG
- the aceB gene encoding malate synthase A: protein MSTQTSRVTLPGEMLPAYNEILTPEALSFLKELHGNFNERRAELLQKRVEKQKRIDAGEFPTFLEETKHIREGDWTIAELPKDLEDRRVEITGPVDRKMVINALNSGAHLFMADFEDSNAPTWRNAVEGQINLRDATRGTISHKNENGKEYRLNSNTAVLIVRPRGWHLEEKHMQVDGKNMSGSLVDFGLYFFHNAKTLLAKGSGPYFYLPKMESYLEARLWNDVFIFAQKYIGIPNGTIKATVLIETIHASFEMDEILYELRDHSAGLNCGRWDYIFSFLKSFRNHNEFLLPDRAQVTMTAPFMRAYSLKVIQTCHRRNAPAIGGMAAQIPIKNDPEANEAAFEKVRADKEREALDGHDGTWVAHPGLVPVAMEVFNHIMKTPNQIFRKREEIRVTEKDLLEVPMGTITESGLRTNINVGIQYIASWLSGRGAAPIYNLMEDAATAEISRAQVWQWIRHEGGKLSDGRDITFKLMEELKEEELAKIEREIGKEAFKKGRFEEATKLFTSLVRNNEFMPFLTLPGYEIL from the coding sequence ATGTCGACGCAAACTTCACGGGTTACACTGCCCGGAGAAATGTTACCAGCGTACAACGAAATATTGACACCTGAGGCGCTTAGCTTTTTAAAGGAACTACATGGAAATTTCAATGAACGTCGCGCGGAACTTTTACAAAAGCGTGTGGAGAAACAAAAAAGAATTGATGCAGGGGAGTTTCCTACGTTTTTAGAAGAAACAAAGCATATACGTGAAGGTGATTGGACAATCGCTGAGCTTCCGAAAGATTTAGAGGATCGTCGTGTGGAGATTACTGGACCAGTAGATAGAAAGATGGTCATTAACGCTTTAAATTCAGGAGCACATCTTTTTATGGCAGACTTTGAAGATTCGAATGCACCAACTTGGAGAAATGCTGTTGAAGGCCAAATTAACTTACGAGACGCTACTAGGGGAACGATCTCACATAAAAATGAGAACGGAAAAGAATATCGTTTAAATAGTAATACGGCTGTCTTAATTGTGCGTCCGAGAGGGTGGCATTTAGAAGAAAAGCATATGCAAGTTGACGGCAAGAACATGTCTGGCAGTTTGGTGGATTTTGGATTGTACTTTTTCCATAATGCGAAGACGCTTTTAGCAAAAGGAAGTGGCCCATACTTTTACTTACCGAAAATGGAAAGTTACTTAGAGGCAAGATTATGGAATGACGTTTTCATATTCGCTCAAAAATATATCGGTATTCCGAACGGAACGATTAAAGCGACTGTGTTAATAGAAACGATTCACGCTTCATTTGAAATGGATGAAATTTTGTATGAACTAAGAGATCATTCTGCTGGTTTAAACTGCGGGCGATGGGATTATATATTTAGTTTCTTAAAGAGTTTCCGAAATCATAATGAATTTTTACTTCCAGATAGAGCGCAAGTCACGATGACAGCGCCGTTTATGCGCGCGTATTCTTTGAAAGTTATTCAAACGTGTCATCGCCGTAATGCGCCAGCAATCGGAGGGATGGCAGCGCAAATCCCAATTAAGAATGATCCAGAAGCAAATGAGGCGGCTTTTGAGAAAGTGCGTGCTGATAAGGAGCGCGAAGCTTTAGATGGACATGACGGGACTTGGGTTGCCCACCCGGGACTTGTACCGGTTGCAATGGAAGTATTTAATCACATAATGAAAACGCCAAATCAAATTTTTAGAAAGCGTGAAGAAATACGTGTAACAGAAAAGGATTTATTAGAAGTACCGATGGGAACGATTACAGAAAGTGGTCTTCGCACGAATATTAACGTCGGTATTCAATATATTGCATCTTGGTTAAGTGGGCGGGGAGCAGCTCCAATTTATAACTTAATGGAAGATGCAGCAACAGCAGAAATATCAAGAGCACAAGTATGGCAGTGGATTCGTCATGAGGGTGGAAAGCTAAGTGATGGCCGTGATATCACTTTTAAATTGATGGAAGAATTGAAAGAAGAAGAACTAGCAAAAATAGAAAGAGAGATTGGTAAGGAAGCATTTAAGAAAGGGAGATTTGAAGAAGCTACAAAACTGTTTACAAGCCTTGTTCGCAATAACGAGTTCATGCCGTTTTTAACATTACCGGGTTATGAAATTTTATAA
- a CDS encoding competence protein ComK, with protein MESKVERYVENYVVSKNTMALLPVVLGEKKVVTRIVEMEDSFFVFQKPLDIIERSCRKHGSSFFGRKEGTKELTSITHKAPIAISPTDQLYFFPTYSYSRKECAWLSHFHIENNKELKDGNLIIRFINGFAVKLEISKSSFENQQNRTAKLRTEYEDRKKKQGNPCFKEIDKSEESKLTPAYEKVYFVREGEV; from the coding sequence ATGGAAAGTAAAGTAGAACGTTATGTCGAAAATTATGTTGTAAGTAAAAATACGATGGCCTTACTTCCTGTTGTTCTAGGAGAAAAGAAAGTGGTTACGCGAATTGTTGAAATGGAAGATTCTTTTTTCGTATTTCAAAAACCTCTCGATATTATAGAGAGAAGTTGCCGGAAACATGGTTCAAGTTTTTTTGGAAGAAAAGAAGGAACGAAGGAGTTAACTAGTATTACACATAAAGCTCCTATCGCAATTAGCCCGACAGATCAACTTTATTTTTTCCCTACGTATTCTTATTCTCGAAAAGAGTGTGCGTGGTTGTCTCATTTTCATATTGAAAATAATAAAGAATTAAAAGATGGAAATCTTATTATTAGATTTATAAATGGTTTCGCTGTGAAATTAGAAATATCCAAAAGTAGCTTTGAAAATCAGCAAAATCGTACAGCGAAATTACGGACAGAGTATGAAGACCGTAAGAAAAAACAAGGAAATCCTTGTTTTAAAGAGATTGATAAAAGTGAAGAATCTAAATTAACGCCAGCCTATGAGAAAGTGTATTTTGTAAGGGAAGGTGAAGTGTGA
- a CDS encoding DUF6584 family protein produces MAEIIPEKTLKRIEKEIENNNLGKARDRLHGLIATYPNELELRKKLGDIYFTLQYPEMAGRYWYLEKEKTDIMHAACRQFEKSMGNDPYHIVRALKFKGDHDIITGLHTEHPLQPLQKKVIEELIDDYEETWKDKLFTWGCLALFACLLFTAIVGIFTILNWIF; encoded by the coding sequence ATGGCAGAAATAATCCCCGAAAAAACATTAAAGAGAATTGAAAAAGAGATTGAAAATAACAACCTCGGAAAAGCAAGAGATAGATTACACGGATTAATCGCTACTTATCCGAATGAGTTAGAACTTAGAAAAAAACTCGGTGATATTTACTTTACATTACAATACCCCGAAATGGCTGGACGATATTGGTATCTCGAAAAAGAGAAAACAGATATTATGCACGCTGCATGTCGACAATTTGAAAAATCGATGGGAAACGACCCTTATCATATTGTACGTGCTTTAAAATTCAAAGGAGATCATGACATTATTACAGGACTACACACCGAACATCCTTTACAGCCATTGCAGAAGAAAGTTATAGAAGAACTCATTGATGATTATGAAGAAACATGGAAAGACAAACTATTTACATGGGGATGTCTAGCATTATTCGCATGCCTTCTTTTCACTGCTATCGTTGGCATATTCACTATATTAAATTGGATATTTTAA
- the aceA gene encoding isocitrate lyase — protein sequence MKNERIDTLQESWELDTRWKGITRPYSAEDVIRLRGSIDIEHTLARCGAEKLWKSLHTEDYINALGALTGNQAMQQVKAGLKAIYLSGWQVAADANLSGHMYPDQSLYPANSVPAVVKRINQTLQRADQIQHMEGSGDTDYFVPIVADAEAGFGGQLNVFELMKGMIEAGASGVHFEDQLSSEKKCGHLGGKVLLPTQTAVRNLISARLAADVMGVPTIIVARTDADAADLITSDIDPVDQEFITGERTPEGFYRTKAGLDQAIARGLAYAPYADLVWCETSEPNLEDAKRFADAIHKKYPGKLLAYNCSPSFNWKQKLDEKTIASFQKEIASYGYKFQFVTLAGFHSLNYGMFELARGYKERGMAAYSELQQAEFAAEKDGYSATRHQREVGTGYFDEVAQVITGGTSSTTALKGSTEEEQFTK from the coding sequence ATGAAAAACGAAAGAATTGATACATTGCAAGAAAGCTGGGAGTTAGATACACGCTGGAAAGGAATCACACGTCCATATTCAGCGGAAGATGTAATTCGTCTGCGCGGATCAATTGATATTGAACATACGTTAGCGCGCTGCGGTGCGGAGAAGCTTTGGAAATCACTTCATACAGAAGATTATATTAATGCACTTGGGGCATTAACAGGAAACCAAGCGATGCAACAAGTGAAGGCTGGATTAAAAGCTATTTATTTAAGCGGTTGGCAAGTAGCGGCAGATGCGAATCTTTCTGGACATATGTATCCTGATCAAAGCTTATATCCAGCGAACAGTGTACCGGCTGTTGTAAAACGAATTAACCAAACACTTCAACGTGCTGATCAAATTCAGCATATGGAGGGTAGCGGTGATACGGATTATTTCGTCCCAATTGTGGCGGATGCTGAAGCTGGATTTGGTGGACAATTAAATGTATTTGAACTAATGAAAGGAATGATTGAAGCGGGGGCATCTGGCGTGCACTTTGAAGACCAATTATCTTCAGAGAAAAAATGCGGGCATTTAGGCGGAAAAGTATTATTACCGACGCAAACAGCGGTGCGTAATTTAATTTCGGCACGTCTTGCTGCGGATGTCATGGGTGTACCAACAATTATCGTCGCAAGAACAGATGCAGATGCGGCAGATTTAATTACGAGCGATATCGATCCAGTTGATCAAGAGTTTATTACAGGTGAAAGAACACCAGAAGGGTTTTATCGTACGAAAGCAGGTCTTGATCAAGCAATTGCACGTGGTTTAGCGTATGCGCCGTATGCAGATCTCGTTTGGTGTGAAACGTCGGAGCCAAATTTAGAAGATGCAAAACGTTTTGCGGACGCAATTCATAAAAAATATCCAGGGAAGCTACTGGCTTACAACTGCTCCCCTTCATTTAACTGGAAACAAAAGTTAGATGAAAAAACGATTGCAAGCTTCCAAAAAGAAATTGCATCATACGGTTATAAATTCCAGTTCGTAACGCTTGCTGGATTCCATTCATTAAATTACGGCATGTTTGAATTAGCGCGTGGTTATAAAGAGCGCGGCATGGCAGCGTACTCTGAATTACAACAAGCAGAGTTCGCAGCAGAAAAAGATGGTTACTCTGCAACGCGCCATCAACGCGAAGTAGGAACAGGTTACTTTGATGAAGTAGCACAAGTTATTACAGGCGGTACTTCATCAACGACTGCTCTAAAAGGATCTACGGAAGAAGAACAGTTTACGAAATAG